The proteins below come from a single Plantactinospora sp. KBS50 genomic window:
- a CDS encoding 5'-3' exonuclease has protein sequence MTQRPPVLLVDAPSLYFRAYFGIPESAARAGDGSPVNAVRGFLDMIATLVRTRRPDRLVCALDYDWRPAWRVELLPSYKAHRLARAGGEAVPDTEVVPDTLVPQVPLILTALELVGIPALGSDGYEADDVLGTLATSQPGPVEVVSGDRDLFQLVDDAKPVRLLYCGRGIAKLEDCDGAAVLDRYGVPPQGYADFAALRGDPSDGLPGVPGVGAKTAARLIDRYGGLAALLAALDDPAAGFAPGLRGRLVAARDYLAVAPTVVRVARDAPLPRFDPALPAAPADPDGLLAFAEKWNLAGPCRRLVDALAERS, from the coding sequence GTGACCCAGCGACCCCCCGTGCTGCTCGTGGACGCCCCCAGCCTCTACTTCCGGGCATACTTCGGCATTCCCGAGTCGGCGGCCCGGGCTGGAGACGGCAGCCCGGTGAACGCCGTCCGGGGCTTCCTCGACATGATCGCCACGCTGGTCCGCACCCGCCGCCCGGACCGGCTGGTCTGCGCGCTGGACTACGACTGGCGCCCGGCGTGGCGGGTCGAGCTGCTGCCGTCGTACAAGGCGCACCGGCTCGCCCGGGCCGGCGGCGAGGCCGTGCCGGACACGGAGGTGGTGCCGGACACGCTGGTCCCGCAGGTGCCGCTGATCCTGACGGCCCTGGAGCTGGTCGGCATCCCGGCGCTGGGCAGCGACGGCTACGAGGCCGACGACGTGCTGGGCACCCTGGCCACCAGCCAGCCCGGGCCGGTGGAGGTGGTCTCCGGCGATCGGGACCTGTTCCAGCTGGTCGACGACGCCAAGCCGGTGCGGCTGCTGTACTGCGGACGCGGGATCGCCAAGCTGGAGGACTGCGACGGCGCGGCGGTGCTGGACCGCTACGGCGTGCCCCCGCAGGGCTACGCCGACTTCGCGGCCCTGCGCGGCGACCCCAGCGACGGGCTGCCCGGGGTGCCGGGGGTCGGGGCGAAGACCGCGGCCCGGCTGATCGACCGCTACGGCGGGCTGGCCGCGCTGCTGGCCGCGCTGGACGACCCGGCCGCCGGGTTCGCGCCGGGCCTGCGGGGCCGGCTGGTGGCCGCCCGGGACTACCTGGCGGTGGCGCCCACGGTGGTCCGGGTGGCCCGGGACGCCCCGCTGCCGCGCTTCGATCCGGCGCTGCCCGCCGCGCCGGCCGACCCGGACGGGCTGCTGGCGTTCGCCGAGAAGTGGAACCTCGCCGGCCCGTGCCGACGCCTGGTGGACGCCCTCGCCGAGCGATCCTGA
- a CDS encoding DUF4037 domain-containing protein, which produces MTFVSGLELCRRFHGELVGPAIRARFPGLAYAAARLDSGSELFGLDSRRSMDHDWGPRLQVYLDRGDMALAPAVTAAVDAALPAEFLGLPTRFVGHPASGLGVLAPGGDRHGVTVAEVGGWLLDALGFDPREGVGTADWLAVPTQRLAEFTGGAVFHDGLPGAALSAARTALRWYPTDVWRYVLAAQWARIGQEEHLVGRCAEVGDDLGSTILAARVARDLMRLFLLLERRYPPYGKWLGSQFARLPGVAPAVAALTGAVRAADWPRRERALGAALTLAAERTNALGLAEPVEASVRPFHRRPFLVLGAERFAAGLRAAIGDPELAARPPVGAVDQFVDSTEVTTRADRARRIAGAVLSGPRPDPNDR; this is translated from the coding sequence ATGACGTTTGTCTCCGGCCTGGAGCTGTGCCGGCGTTTCCACGGCGAGCTGGTCGGCCCGGCCATCCGGGCCCGGTTCCCGGGACTGGCCTACGCGGCGGCCCGGCTGGACTCCGGCTCGGAACTGTTCGGGCTGGACTCGCGGCGGTCGATGGACCACGACTGGGGGCCGCGGCTGCAGGTGTACCTGGACCGCGGCGACATGGCGCTCGCCCCGGCGGTGACCGCGGCCGTCGACGCCGCCCTGCCGGCCGAGTTCCTCGGCCTGCCGACCCGGTTCGTCGGGCACCCCGCCAGCGGACTCGGGGTGCTCGCACCGGGTGGGGACCGGCACGGCGTCACGGTCGCGGAGGTGGGCGGCTGGTTGCTGGACGCGCTCGGCTTCGACCCGCGCGAGGGCGTGGGCACCGCCGACTGGCTGGCGGTGCCCACGCAGCGGCTGGCGGAGTTCACCGGCGGGGCGGTGTTCCACGACGGGCTGCCCGGCGCGGCGCTGAGCGCGGCCCGGACCGCGCTCCGCTGGTATCCGACCGACGTCTGGCGGTACGTGCTGGCCGCCCAGTGGGCCCGGATCGGGCAGGAGGAGCACCTGGTCGGCCGGTGCGCCGAGGTGGGCGACGACCTGGGCAGCACGATCCTGGCGGCCCGCGTCGCCCGCGACCTGATGCGGCTGTTCCTGCTGCTGGAGCGCCGCTACCCGCCGTACGGGAAGTGGCTGGGCAGCCAGTTCGCGCGGCTGCCCGGGGTGGCGCCGGCGGTCGCCGCGCTGACCGGCGCGGTGCGGGCCGCGGACTGGCCGCGCCGGGAGCGGGCGCTGGGCGCCGCGCTCACCCTGGCGGCCGAGCGGACCAACGCGCTGGGGCTGGCCGAGCCGGTCGAGGCGTCGGTACGGCCGTTCCACCGCCGGCCGTTCCTGGTGCTGGGCGCCGAACGGTTCGCGGCCGGGCTGCGGGCCGCGATCGGCGACCCGGAGCTTGCGGCCCGGCCGCCGGTCGGTGCGGTCGACCAGTTCGTCGACAGCACCGAGGTGACCACCCGGGCGGACCGCGCCCGCCGGATCGCCGGCGCCGTGCTGTCTGGCCCGCGGCCTGACCCGAACGACCGTTAA
- a CDS encoding acyl-CoA dehydrogenase family protein: protein MTVDRVLPTEEAGELLGLATELADGELAPRVAAFESRGEFPREVLRTLGRAGLLGLPYPTGYGGADQPYEVYLQVLEILASRWLAVAEAVSVHTLACYPVSAYGSTKLRELLPDLLGGELLGAYCLSEPQGGSDAAALTTRAVRDGEEYVVSGTKAWITHAGIADFYNIFCRTGGPGASGISCLLADAATPGIVPQAPERTMGLRSSPVAQIAFDAARVPADRLVGSEGVGFRIAMQALDSGRLGIAACAVGLAQAALDHASGYARERNQFGRPIIEFQGLGFLLADMATQVAAARALTLAAARLRDAGRPYSVEAAKAKVFATDAAMRVTTDAVQVLGGAGYVSDHPVERYLREAKVLQIVEGTNQIQRLVISRALARG, encoded by the coding sequence ATGACCGTCGACCGCGTCCTGCCCACCGAGGAGGCCGGGGAACTCCTCGGTCTGGCCACCGAACTGGCCGACGGCGAACTCGCCCCGCGGGTTGCCGCGTTCGAGAGCCGTGGCGAGTTTCCCCGCGAGGTGCTGCGTACGCTGGGCCGCGCCGGCCTGCTGGGTCTGCCCTATCCGACCGGGTACGGCGGGGCGGACCAGCCGTACGAGGTGTACCTGCAGGTGCTGGAGATCCTGGCCAGCCGCTGGTTGGCGGTTGCCGAGGCGGTCAGCGTGCACACCCTGGCCTGCTACCCGGTCTCCGCGTACGGCAGCACCAAGCTGCGCGAACTGCTGCCGGATCTGCTCGGCGGCGAGCTGCTCGGCGCGTACTGCCTGTCCGAACCGCAGGGTGGTTCGGACGCCGCGGCGTTGACCACCCGGGCCGTCCGGGACGGCGAGGAGTACGTCGTCTCCGGCACCAAGGCCTGGATCACCCACGCCGGCATCGCGGACTTCTACAACATCTTCTGCCGTACCGGCGGGCCGGGCGCGTCCGGCATCTCGTGCCTGCTGGCCGACGCCGCGACCCCGGGCATCGTGCCGCAGGCGCCGGAGCGGACCATGGGGCTGCGCTCCTCGCCGGTGGCGCAGATCGCCTTCGACGCGGCCCGGGTGCCGGCCGACCGGCTCGTCGGCTCGGAGGGCGTCGGGTTCCGGATCGCGATGCAGGCGCTGGACTCGGGCCGGCTCGGCATCGCCGCCTGCGCCGTCGGGTTGGCCCAGGCCGCGCTGGACCACGCCAGCGGGTACGCCCGGGAACGCAACCAGTTCGGCCGGCCGATCATCGAGTTCCAGGGCCTGGGGTTCCTGCTGGCCGACATGGCCACCCAGGTGGCCGCGGCCCGGGCGCTGACCCTGGCCGCCGCCCGGCTGCGGGATGCCGGCCGGCCGTACTCGGTGGAGGCCGCCAAGGCGAAGGTCTTCGCCACCGACGCGGCGATGCGGGTGACCACGGACGCCGTGCAGGTGCTGGGCGGCGCCGGCTACGTCTCCGATCATCCGGTCGAGCGGTACCTGCGGGAGGCGAAGGTGCTGCAGATCGTGGAGGGCACGAACCAGATCCAGCGGCTGGTGATCTCCCGCGCCCTGGCCCGCGGTTGA
- a CDS encoding Lrp/AsnC family transcriptional regulator, producing the protein MEETDRAILTALTTDGRLSYTDLAEKVGLSVSAVHQRVRRLEQRGVINGYAARLRYDAVDLPLTAFVAIRPFDPSQPDDAPERLAHLPEIESCYSVAGEDFYLLLLRVAGPVDLERVLQEIRTSANVTTRTTVVLSTPYEGRAPRLTPPPAPTPGL; encoded by the coding sequence GTGGAAGAGACCGATCGCGCCATCCTCACCGCGCTGACCACCGACGGCCGGCTGTCCTACACGGACCTGGCCGAGAAGGTGGGGCTGTCGGTGTCCGCCGTGCACCAGCGGGTCCGCCGGCTTGAGCAGCGGGGCGTGATCAACGGGTACGCCGCGCGGCTGCGCTACGACGCGGTGGATCTTCCCCTGACGGCGTTCGTGGCGATCCGGCCGTTCGACCCGTCGCAACCGGACGACGCGCCGGAGCGGCTGGCGCACCTGCCCGAGATCGAGTCGTGCTACTCGGTCGCGGGGGAGGACTTCTACCTGCTGCTGCTGCGGGTGGCCGGTCCGGTGGACCTGGAGCGGGTGCTCCAGGAGATCCGTACCTCGGCCAACGTCACCACCCGGACCACGGTGGTGCTCTCCACGCCGTACGAGGGGCGGGCGCCCCGGCTGACGCCGCCCCCGGCGCCGACGCCGGGCCTCTGA
- a CDS encoding histidine phosphatase family protein, whose protein sequence is MAEILLVRHGQTEWSAGGRHTSYTDVPLTPDGERQARDLRPALAGREFAAVFASPRRRARQTAELAGLVVTDLDEDLVEWDYGDYEGRTSAQIRTEAPDWNLWTDGCPGGESPGQVGARLDRVLGRAARALDDGDVVLVAHGHSLRVAAARWIGLGPGDGSRLRLDTGSRSALGYEHARPVILRWNTPTGG, encoded by the coding sequence ATGGCAGAGATCCTTCTCGTCCGGCACGGCCAGACCGAGTGGAGCGCCGGTGGGCGGCACACGTCGTACACCGACGTCCCGCTCACCCCCGACGGTGAGCGACAGGCCCGGGACCTGCGGCCGGCGCTGGCCGGCCGGGAGTTCGCCGCGGTGTTCGCCAGCCCCCGCCGGCGTGCCCGGCAGACCGCCGAACTCGCCGGACTGGTCGTGACCGATCTCGATGAGGACCTGGTCGAGTGGGACTACGGCGACTACGAGGGCCGCACCAGCGCGCAGATCCGCACCGAGGCGCCGGACTGGAACCTGTGGACCGACGGCTGTCCGGGCGGCGAGTCACCCGGACAGGTCGGCGCGCGTCTCGACCGGGTGCTGGGCCGGGCCGCCCGGGCACTCGATGACGGCGACGTGGTCCTCGTCGCGCACGGGCACAGCCTGCGGGTCGCCGCCGCCCGCTGGATCGGACTCGGCCCCGGCGACGGCAGCCGGCTGCGGCTGGACACCGGCAGCCGCTCCGCGCTCGGCTACGAGCACGCACGGCCCGTCATCCTGCGCTGGAACACCCCCACCGGGGGCTGA
- a CDS encoding CsbD family protein, producing MSFADKVSNKFEELKGAAKQKYGDATDNESVEAEGATERTEAQAKQAGEHLKDAGRDARDALGG from the coding sequence ATGAGCTTCGCCGACAAGGTTTCCAACAAGTTCGAGGAACTGAAGGGCGCCGCCAAGCAGAAGTACGGCGACGCGACCGACAACGAGAGCGTGGAGGCCGAGGGCGCCACCGAGCGCACCGAGGCGCAGGCCAAGCAGGCGGGTGAGCACCTGAAGGACGCCGGGCGGGACGCCCGGGACGCCCTGGGCGGCTGA
- a CDS encoding KamA family radical SAM protein yields the protein MTQTQQPLTATPAGTPHPRDTEPTPEHTAPAPTGSTTLAGGQPYEYRRRPLVEPDWTRFPGWRDITREQWESAQWQRVNCVKNVKQLRRVLGDLVDDTFYADLVEDQNALATMSMLVPPQMLNTMVPDTTPSTGTFYADPIRRYMIPVASDRRTDWPSHPYATRDSLHEHDMWVAEGLTHRYPTKVLAELLSTCPQYCGHCTRMDLVGNSTPAVDKLKLTLKPVDRYDAHVNYLKAHPGVRDVVVSGGDVANVPWRNLESYLMRLLEIETIRDIRLATKALMGLPQHWLQPDVVEGLERVARTAARRGVNLAIHTHVNHVQSLTPLVARAAQTALEVGVRDVRNQGVLMRGVNATAPALLDLCFGLQGEAGILPYYFYMCDMIPNAEHWRVPVWYAEQLQHDMMGYLPGYATPRIVCDVPFVGKRWVHMVTEYDRERGISYWTKNYRTSIEATDDAALTRRYAYYDPIDTLPGAGQKWWAEQERADA from the coding sequence GTGACCCAGACACAGCAGCCGCTGACGGCCACCCCGGCAGGCACGCCCCACCCCCGCGACACCGAACCGACCCCGGAGCACACCGCACCGGCCCCCACCGGCAGCACCACGCTCGCCGGCGGCCAGCCGTACGAGTACCGCCGGCGCCCCCTCGTCGAACCCGACTGGACCCGCTTCCCCGGCTGGCGAGACATCACCCGCGAACAGTGGGAATCCGCCCAGTGGCAGCGCGTCAACTGCGTCAAGAACGTCAAACAGCTACGCCGCGTCCTCGGCGACCTCGTCGACGACACCTTCTACGCCGACCTCGTCGAGGACCAGAACGCGCTGGCCACCATGTCCATGCTGGTGCCGCCGCAGATGCTCAACACCATGGTCCCGGACACCACCCCGAGCACCGGGACCTTCTACGCCGACCCCATCCGGCGCTACATGATCCCGGTCGCCTCCGACCGGCGCACGGACTGGCCGTCGCACCCCTACGCCACCCGCGACTCGCTGCACGAACACGACATGTGGGTCGCCGAGGGCCTCACCCACCGCTACCCCACCAAGGTCCTCGCCGAACTGCTCTCCACCTGCCCCCAGTACTGCGGGCACTGCACCCGGATGGACCTGGTCGGCAACTCCACCCCCGCCGTCGACAAACTCAAGCTCACCCTCAAGCCGGTCGACCGGTACGACGCCCACGTCAACTACCTCAAGGCCCACCCCGGGGTCCGCGACGTCGTCGTCTCCGGCGGCGACGTGGCCAACGTGCCCTGGCGCAACCTGGAGTCGTACCTGATGCGGCTGCTGGAGATCGAAACGATCCGCGACATCCGGCTCGCCACCAAGGCCCTGATGGGTCTCCCCCAGCACTGGCTCCAGCCGGACGTGGTCGAGGGCCTCGAACGGGTGGCCCGCACCGCCGCCCGGCGCGGGGTCAACCTCGCCATCCACACCCACGTCAACCACGTACAGTCGCTCACCCCGCTGGTCGCCCGCGCCGCGCAGACCGCCCTGGAGGTCGGCGTGCGCGACGTACGCAACCAGGGCGTGCTGATGCGCGGCGTCAACGCCACCGCCCCGGCCCTGCTCGACCTCTGCTTCGGGCTCCAGGGCGAGGCCGGCATCCTGCCGTACTACTTCTACATGTGCGACATGATCCCCAACGCCGAACACTGGCGGGTCCCGGTCTGGTACGCCGAACAGCTCCAGCACGACATGATGGGTTACCTGCCCGGCTACGCCACCCCGCGGATCGTCTGCGACGTGCCGTTCGTCGGCAAGCGCTGGGTGCACATGGTCACCGAGTACGACCGCGAGCGGGGCATCTCGTACTGGACGAAGAACTACCGCACCTCCATCGAGGCCACCGACGACGCCGCGTTGACCAGGCGGTACGCCTACTACGACCCGATCGACACCCTCCCCGGGGCCGGCCAGAAGTGGTGGGCCGAGCAGGAGCGGGCCGACGCCTGA
- a CDS encoding zinc-binding alcohol dehydrogenase, producing MGSPVGLHRVLEPAGVLPQAAYRLDASPRIGPDEVRVRVERLNLDAASFRQLVRKHGGVGAAVRDEVREIIATRGKMHNPVTGSGGMLIGTVDEVGAESPLGLAPGDRVATLVSLTLTPLAVTDGLADWDGRTEQVPCAGHAILFARSIAAVLPADLDPGLSLAVLDVCGAPALTARVVAERRAAGRGVSVAVIGAAGKSGSLALAAAARAGAGGTVGVVPVPAERDRLVAAGLADAVVLADARDPVGVSGAVSGALGAPADVTVVCVDVPGCEHGAVLATADGGTVIFFSMATSFAAAALGAEGLAADVTMLVGNGYVPGHAELALGLLRRVPGVRALFEARLAAD from the coding sequence ATGGGGTCACCGGTCGGGTTGCACCGGGTGCTGGAGCCGGCGGGTGTGCTGCCGCAGGCGGCGTACCGGCTGGACGCGAGCCCGCGGATCGGGCCGGACGAGGTGCGGGTGCGGGTCGAGCGGCTGAATCTGGACGCCGCGAGCTTCCGGCAGTTGGTGCGCAAGCACGGCGGCGTCGGTGCGGCGGTGCGGGACGAGGTGCGGGAGATCATCGCGACCCGGGGCAAGATGCACAATCCGGTCACCGGGTCGGGCGGGATGCTGATCGGCACGGTCGACGAGGTGGGTGCGGAGTCGCCGCTGGGCCTGGCGCCGGGCGACCGGGTGGCGACCCTGGTGTCGCTGACCCTGACGCCGCTGGCGGTGACCGACGGGCTGGCCGACTGGGACGGCCGGACCGAGCAGGTGCCGTGTGCCGGGCACGCGATCCTGTTCGCCCGGTCGATCGCGGCGGTGCTGCCGGCGGATCTGGACCCGGGGCTGAGCCTGGCGGTGCTGGACGTGTGCGGCGCGCCGGCGCTGACCGCGCGGGTGGTGGCCGAGCGCCGGGCGGCCGGCCGGGGCGTGTCGGTGGCGGTGATCGGGGCGGCGGGCAAGAGCGGCTCGTTGGCGCTGGCCGCGGCGGCGCGGGCGGGTGCGGGCGGGACCGTCGGGGTGGTGCCGGTGCCGGCGGAGCGGGACCGGTTGGTGGCCGCGGGGCTGGCGGATGCGGTGGTGCTGGCCGATGCCCGGGATCCGGTGGGGGTGTCCGGCGCGGTGTCGGGGGCGTTGGGTGCTCCGGCGGACGTGACGGTGGTCTGTGTGGACGTGCCCGGTTGCGAGCACGGGGCGGTGCTGGCCACGGCCGACGGCGGTACGGTGATCTTCTTCTCGATGGCGACGAGTTTCGCGGCGGCGGCGTTGGGTGCCGAGGGGTTGGCCGCGGACGTGACGATGCTGGTGGGCAACGGGTACGTGCCGGGGCACGCGGAGTTGGCGCTGGGGTTGCTGCGCCGGGTGCCGGGGGTGCGTGCGCTGTTCGAGGCCCGGCTCGCGGCAGACTGA
- a CDS encoding amidohydrolase: MTAQLPTGPRAAGNPSTLYRGGVLHCPSDPSATALLVRDGRIAWLGPDAGAPAAERVVELDGALVTPAFVDAHVHCTDTGLALGGLELSGARSAGEVLDRVAGFAADLPADAVVLGHGWDESLWSDRRLPAAAELDRAGGGRRVYLSQASVHSALVSSALLVAPGAREAAGFDPSGWLRRDAHHVVRAVALGSLSPAQRVRVQRVALAQAARLGIAAVHECGGPGTSDEADFTGVLALSGAGLPEVYGYWGELLGAAKARDLGAVGAGGDLYADGALGSRTAHVSVPYVDGEPGACGHGYVTAAQVRDHLLDCAAHGMQGGFHAIGDAALSTVLEGFAAAAGTLGVDRLRAGRHRVEHAELMDKRLIAGFVEFGIVASMQPAFDRLWGGAGGMYEARLGLDRSLASNPMGAMHGVGVPLAFGSDSPVTPLDPWGSVRAAASHHNPVLRTSVGAAFAAHTRGGWSALPARPRRAPAEGVLALGAAATFAVWSTPAGVRRGLPVLLAADPEARGAADPTPLPVCRRTVLRGEVIFEEGGS; the protein is encoded by the coding sequence ATGACTGCACAGCTACCGACCGGCCCGCGTGCGGCTGGGAACCCCTCGACGCTGTACCGCGGTGGAGTGTTGCACTGCCCGTCGGATCCGTCGGCCACGGCGCTGTTGGTGCGGGATGGCCGGATCGCCTGGTTGGGTCCGGACGCCGGGGCGCCGGCGGCGGAGCGGGTGGTGGAGTTGGACGGGGCGCTGGTGACGCCGGCGTTCGTGGACGCGCACGTGCACTGCACGGACACGGGGCTGGCGTTGGGCGGGTTGGAGTTGTCGGGGGCGCGGTCGGCCGGTGAGGTGCTGGACCGGGTGGCGGGGTTCGCCGCGGATCTGCCGGCGGATGCGGTGGTGTTGGGGCACGGCTGGGACGAGTCGCTCTGGTCGGACCGGCGGTTGCCGGCGGCGGCGGAGTTGGACCGGGCCGGCGGCGGCCGGCGGGTGTACCTGTCGCAGGCGTCGGTGCATTCGGCGCTGGTGTCCTCGGCGTTGCTGGTGGCGCCGGGGGCGCGGGAGGCGGCCGGGTTCGATCCGTCGGGGTGGTTGCGGCGGGACGCGCACCATGTGGTGCGGGCGGTGGCGTTGGGGTCGTTGTCGCCGGCGCAGCGGGTGCGGGTGCAGCGGGTCGCGTTGGCTCAGGCGGCGCGGTTGGGTATCGCGGCGGTGCACGAGTGTGGCGGGCCGGGTACGTCGGACGAGGCGGATTTCACCGGGGTGCTGGCGCTGTCCGGGGCGGGGCTGCCGGAGGTGTACGGCTACTGGGGTGAGTTGCTGGGGGCGGCGAAGGCGCGCGATCTGGGTGCGGTGGGTGCCGGTGGGGACCTGTACGCGGACGGGGCGTTGGGGTCGCGGACGGCGCACGTGTCGGTGCCGTACGTCGATGGTGAGCCGGGGGCGTGCGGGCACGGTTACGTGACGGCCGCTCAGGTGCGGGATCACCTGTTGGACTGTGCGGCGCACGGGATGCAGGGCGGGTTCCACGCGATCGGGGACGCGGCGTTGTCGACGGTGCTGGAGGGTTTCGCGGCGGCGGCCGGGACGTTGGGGGTGGACCGGTTGCGGGCGGGGCGGCACCGGGTGGAGCACGCCGAGTTGATGGACAAGCGGTTGATCGCGGGGTTCGTGGAGTTCGGGATCGTGGCGAGCATGCAGCCGGCGTTCGACCGGTTGTGGGGTGGCGCGGGCGGGATGTACGAGGCGCGGTTGGGGCTGGACCGGTCGTTGGCGTCGAATCCGATGGGTGCGATGCACGGGGTGGGTGTGCCGTTGGCGTTCGGTTCGGATTCGCCGGTGACGCCGTTGGATCCGTGGGGTTCGGTGCGGGCGGCGGCGTCGCATCACAATCCGGTGTTGCGCACGAGTGTGGGTGCGGCGTTCGCGGCGCACACCCGGGGTGGTTGGTCGGCGTTGCCGGCCAGGCCGCGGCGTGCGCCGGCGGAGGGGGTGTTGGCGCTGGGTGCGGCGGCGACGTTCGCGGTGTGGTCGACGCCGGCGGGGGTGCGGCGGGGTCTGCCGGTGTTGTTGGCGGCCGATCCGGAGGCGCGGGGTGCGGCGGATCCGACGCCGTTGCCGGTGTGCCGGCGCACGGTGCTGCGTGGCGAGGTGATTTTCGAGGAGGGCGGATCGTGA
- a CDS encoding lysine 5,6-aminomutase subunit alpha: MTGKLGLDPAVVARARELARSAGRPVVELARSHTTVSVERAVLRLAGVHGADPEGIPWVNRLVDAVVSDVGLGHGVALPVFAAAEREQVTDLTLLAQKAAAGSVRFEVPVGRAATAARRSARRAAAAGVRLVDRRRVERERLVRRYGDAPRRPWIYLIVATGDIYEDIPQAQAAARAGADVIAVIRSTGQSLLDYVPEGPTREGFAGTYATQENFRLMRAALDESSRELGRYVRLTNYASGLCMPEMAALAGVERLDMMLNDSMYGILFRDINPIRTFVDQRFSRQVHARAGIIINTGEDNYLTTADAVDEAHTVTVSQLLNEYFAHEAGLADWQLGLGHAFEINPDVPESFRLELAHALLARELFPDAPLKWMPPTKHMTGDVFRGNLLDGFFNLVGAMTGQGILLVGMMTEAVVTPWLSDRDIALQNVRYVLGAAGGLHEDFVPAPGGFIQERAHRVLGEAVTLLERIVDEGLLTAIADGTFGIMKRPADRGKGLDGVARHEAGYYNPVTDILEASR; this comes from the coding sequence GTGACCGGGAAGTTGGGGTTGGATCCGGCGGTGGTGGCGCGGGCCCGGGAGTTGGCGCGGTCGGCGGGTCGGCCGGTGGTGGAGTTGGCGCGTAGCCACACGACGGTGTCGGTGGAGCGGGCGGTGCTGCGGTTGGCGGGGGTGCACGGCGCGGATCCGGAGGGCATTCCGTGGGTGAACCGGCTGGTCGATGCGGTGGTGTCCGATGTGGGGTTGGGGCACGGGGTGGCGTTGCCGGTGTTCGCGGCGGCGGAGCGGGAGCAGGTGACCGATCTGACGTTGCTGGCGCAGAAGGCGGCGGCGGGGTCGGTGCGGTTCGAGGTGCCGGTGGGTCGGGCGGCGACGGCGGCGCGGCGTTCGGCGCGGCGGGCGGCGGCCGCGGGGGTGCGGCTGGTGGATCGGCGGCGGGTCGAGCGGGAGCGGCTGGTGCGGCGGTACGGGGATGCGCCGCGGCGGCCGTGGATCTATCTGATCGTGGCGACGGGGGACATCTACGAGGACATTCCGCAGGCGCAGGCGGCGGCGCGGGCGGGTGCGGACGTGATCGCGGTGATCCGGTCGACGGGGCAGTCGTTGTTGGACTATGTGCCGGAGGGGCCGACCCGGGAGGGGTTCGCGGGGACGTACGCGACGCAGGAGAACTTCCGGTTGATGCGGGCGGCGTTGGATGAGTCGTCGCGGGAGTTGGGGCGCTACGTCCGGTTGACCAATTACGCGTCCGGGTTGTGCATGCCGGAGATGGCGGCGCTGGCGGGGGTGGAGCGCCTGGACATGATGTTGAACGATTCGATGTACGGGATCCTGTTCCGGGACATCAATCCGATCCGGACGTTCGTGGACCAGCGGTTCTCCCGGCAGGTGCACGCGCGGGCGGGGATCATCATCAACACCGGTGAGGACAACTACCTGACCACGGCGGATGCGGTGGACGAGGCGCACACGGTGACGGTGTCGCAGTTGTTGAACGAGTACTTCGCGCACGAGGCGGGGTTGGCGGACTGGCAGTTGGGGTTGGGGCACGCGTTCGAGATCAATCCGGATGTGCCGGAGTCGTTCCGGTTGGAGTTGGCGCACGCGTTGCTGGCCCGGGAGTTGTTCCCGGATGCGCCGTTGAAGTGGATGCCGCCGACGAAGCACATGACCGGGGACGTGTTCCGGGGCAACCTGCTGGACGGGTTCTTCAACCTGGTGGGTGCGATGACGGGGCAGGGCATCCTGCTGGTGGGGATGATGACCGAGGCGGTGGTGACGCCGTGGTTGTCGGACCGGGACATCGCGCTGCAGAACGTGCGGTACGTGTTGGGTGCCGCCGGCGGTCTGCACGAGGACTTCGTGCCGGCGCCGGGCGGGTTCATCCAGGAGCGGGCGCACCGGGTGCTGGGTGAGGCGGTGACGTTGCTGGAGCGGATCGTGGACGAGGGTCTGTTGACGGCGATCGCCGACGGCACGTTCGGGATCATGAAGCGGCCGGCGGACCGGGGCAAGGGGTTGGACGGGGTGGCGCGGCACGAGGCGGGCTACTACAACCCGGTCACCGACATCCTGGAGGCGAGCCGGTGA